In Candidatus Omnitrophota bacterium, a single genomic region encodes these proteins:
- a CDS encoding HAD family phosphatase, which yields MVIKTIIFDLGRVLVDFNHLTAADKISKLCKNSPQEIFDLFFDSRLTADFESGKIKPLEFFSGVKNILKIDIGYEEFKQIWNDIFFRTERNIETYELARYLRSNYRLAMLSNINVLHFEYLKTRFPIFEAFHDLMLSYELGLRKPDPRIYKKAIEIVAASYPHEIFYTDDRPELIESASLLGIKSFVFENTEKLKSDLASCGVVV from the coding sequence ATCGTGATAAAAACAATAATATTTGACTTGGGCAGGGTGCTGGTAGATTTTAACCATCTGACTGCTGCCGATAAGATTTCAAAACTTTGCAAAAATAGCCCGCAGGAAATATTTGACCTTTTTTTTGATTCTCGCCTCACGGCAGATTTTGAGAGCGGGAAAATAAAGCCCCTTGAATTTTTTTCAGGAGTAAAAAATATTTTAAAGATTGATATCGGCTACGAGGAATTTAAGCAGATATGGAATGATATATTCTTCCGTACAGAAAGGAATATTGAAACATATGAATTAGCGCGTTATTTAAGAAGTAACTACAGGTTAGCCATGCTTTCCAATATAAATGTACTTCATTTTGAATATTTAAAAACCAGATTCCCTATTTTTGAAGCATTTCATGATTTAATGCTTTCTTACGAGCTGGGTTTAAGAAAACCAGACCCCCGTATTTATAAAAAAGCCATAGAGATAGTCGCAGCTAGCTATCCGCATGAGATATTCTATACGGACGACAGGCCTGAGTTAATTGAGAGCGCAAGCTTATTAGGCATAAAAAGTTTCGTATTTGAGAATACAGAAAAACTAAAAAGCGATCTTGCATCTTGCGGAGTGGTAGTTTAA
- the hypE gene encoding hydrogenase expression/formation protein HypE codes for MILKNDKITLGHGAGGRRMHSLISELFLKEFNNPVLSELGDSALINIKGRIAFSTDSFVVDPVIFEGGDIGKLSVCGTINDLVVSGAIPKFLSLAIIAEEGLDILLLKRIVASIKKSSKAAGITIVTGDFKVVEKGACDNIFINTAGIGISISGRLLAADRIVNGDKIIVTGNIAEHGLAVLSRRMGFSLEGQIRSDCAALNGLILPVLRRFNSIKFMRDPTRGGLATTLNEIAKLANVGLVINEKDIPVTSKVNAGCELLGMDPLFIANEGKAVIIAESRQSLRIVDMLRRHPLGKNAAIIGSVVKNPARKVIIKTITGSRRVLDMAPDEITPRIC; via the coding sequence ATGATTCTTAAAAATGACAAGATAACTTTGGGCCACGGCGCCGGAGGAAGGCGCATGCACAGCCTTATAAGCGAACTCTTTCTCAAGGAGTTCAATAACCCTGTACTCTCTGAGTTAGGAGACAGTGCGTTAATTAATATCAAGGGCCGGATCGCTTTTTCCACAGATTCATTCGTTGTAGACCCGGTTATCTTTGAAGGCGGAGATATCGGTAAATTAAGCGTTTGCGGGACGATAAATGACCTTGTGGTGTCCGGGGCTATCCCTAAGTTTTTATCATTGGCTATCATAGCAGAGGAGGGCCTGGATATTCTATTGCTTAAAAGGATAGTTGCATCTATAAAAAAATCTTCCAAAGCAGCCGGCATTACGATAGTAACCGGTGATTTTAAAGTCGTGGAAAAGGGTGCCTGTGACAATATATTTATCAATACTGCGGGGATAGGGATTTCGATTTCCGGCAGATTATTAGCTGCCGATAGGATAGTAAACGGCGACAAAATTATAGTCACCGGGAATATAGCCGAACACGGCTTAGCGGTATTAAGCAGAAGGATGGGTTTTTCTTTAGAAGGCCAGATAAGAAGCGATTGCGCAGCATTAAACGGCCTTATATTGCCTGTTTTAAGAAGGTTCAATAGCATAAAATTTATGCGCGACCCGACACGCGGCGGCCTGGCTACGACATTAAATGAGATTGCCAAATTGGCAAATGTAGGCTTAGTCATAAATGAAAAGGATATACCTGTCACCAGCAAGGTAAATGCCGGTTGCGAATTGCTGGGCATGGATCCTTTGTTTATTGCCAATGAAGGTAAAGCTGTAATAATAGCTGAGAGCAGGCAATCTTTGAGAATTGTGGATATGCTGCGCAGGCACCCTTTAGGCAAGAATGCAGCGATAATAGGCAGTGTTGTTAAAAATCCGGCTCGAAAGGTTATAATAAAGACAATTACCGGTTCCAGGCGTGTATTAGATATGGCTCCGGATGAAATTACGCCAAGAATATGCTAG
- a CDS encoding ATP-grasp domain-containing protein codes for MISVGLTYDLKSDYTFKEGDPPDANAEFDSPSTVDVIANAIKACGFNVKKIGNASKVLENFGNLDVDIVFNISEGLTGRNRESQVPILLEMAGIPYVGSDAFTLALTLDKVMAKKIFTAGNIPTPKYFEIKTEEELINLDHCRFPLIVKPRFEGSSKGLSENSRVANEKELKAQASRIINIYKQPALVEEFIRGKEFTVAVVGNDSPEVLPVVQIKIDGNLDLKDQFYTFARIASDKLEYVCPAKISKKLENKISELALMTYNAVECRDFGRIDFRVDEKDNPYVLEINPLPSLSTEDVFMLLAQNKGMTYAQMIGKILNGAFKRYGIV; via the coding sequence ATGATATCCGTAGGATTAACATACGATTTAAAATCAGATTATACATTTAAAGAAGGCGACCCGCCCGACGCAAATGCCGAGTTTGACAGTCCTTCTACCGTTGACGTTATTGCAAATGCCATAAAGGCATGTGGGTTCAACGTTAAGAAGATCGGCAATGCCAGCAAGGTGCTGGAGAATTTCGGCAACCTCGATGTAGATATAGTGTTTAATATTTCAGAAGGCCTTACCGGGCGCAATAGAGAATCCCAGGTACCTATACTTTTAGAGATGGCCGGCATTCCTTATGTGGGTTCCGATGCTTTTACTCTGGCACTTACATTGGATAAGGTAATGGCTAAGAAGATCTTTACTGCCGGAAATATACCCACCCCGAAATATTTCGAAATAAAAACCGAGGAAGAATTAATAAACCTTGACCATTGCAGGTTCCCCTTAATAGTGAAGCCGCGTTTTGAGGGCTCCTCAAAAGGATTAAGTGAAAACTCAAGAGTTGCAAATGAAAAAGAGCTTAAAGCCCAAGCCAGCCGTATAATAAATATTTACAAACAGCCGGCATTGGTAGAAGAATTTATAAGGGGTAAAGAGTTTACTGTGGCTGTCGTCGGTAATGATAGTCCCGAGGTCCTGCCGGTTGTGCAGATAAAAATTGACGGCAACCTTGATTTAAAAGACCAGTTTTATACTTTTGCCCGTATAGCCAGCGATAAACTTGAGTACGTTTGCCCGGCCAAAATAAGCAAAAAACTCGAGAATAAAATTTCTGAACTGGCCTTGATGACTTATAATGCGGTTGAATGCCGTGATTTTGGAAGAATTGATTTCCGGGTTGATGAAAAGGATAATCCCTATGTCTTAGAGATCAATCCTTTGCCGTCACTTTCCACCGAAGATGTATTTATGCTTCTTGCGCAGAATAAAGGCATGACTTATGCCCAGATGATCGGGAAAATACTTAACGGTGCATTTAAGAGGTACGGAATCGTATAG
- a CDS encoding ATP-grasp domain-containing protein: MKIALACNLKKKDKTKPVDYFSEFDSEETAQAIISALAKKGHSVDFVDLNYPDILSYFRKNRVDMVFNIAEGRFGKYRESEVPAVLDYLKIPYTGSRPFSLALALNKSLTKKILIAEGIPTPKSQLFLRGDEELNPELKFPLIVKPNREGSGKGIGLSSVFLKRETLYDKIREIIKVYNQEALVEEFVDGKELTVGILGNNNPTILPILEIDFSDCVSSGEYFYSWRMKEFQGNKDLGLTPKFYCPARLDQETASIVKAAALKTHKAIGCFDISRTDIRLNKDNTPYVLEINPLPGLNPRESNFPMMAYAAGMKYEDIIESILISASERERSKIGQPISNRE; this comes from the coding sequence ATGAAAATTGCGCTTGCGTGCAATTTGAAGAAGAAGGACAAGACTAAGCCGGTAGATTATTTCTCGGAATTTGACTCCGAGGAAACAGCGCAGGCGATAATTTCTGCTTTGGCTAAAAAGGGCCATAGCGTTGATTTTGTAGATTTGAATTATCCCGATATTTTGTCATATTTTCGGAAAAACAGGGTTGACATGGTATTTAATATCGCCGAAGGAAGATTCGGTAAATACCGTGAATCAGAGGTACCGGCAGTTTTGGATTATTTAAAGATCCCTTATACCGGTTCAAGGCCGTTTTCTCTGGCATTGGCGCTTAATAAATCTCTGACAAAAAAGATACTTATTGCTGAAGGTATCCCTACTCCTAAATCACAGCTCTTTCTAAGAGGGGACGAGGAATTAAACCCGGAATTAAAATTCCCGTTGATTGTCAAACCTAATCGTGAGGGTTCGGGTAAAGGCATAGGTTTATCAAGCGTTTTTCTTAAAAGAGAGACGCTTTATGATAAGATTAGAGAGATAATAAAAGTTTATAACCAGGAGGCACTGGTCGAAGAGTTTGTTGACGGCAAAGAATTGACCGTTGGTATATTGGGTAATAATAACCCGACGATCTTGCCTATATTAGAAATAGATTTTTCTGATTGTGTTTCAAGCGGAGAATATTTTTACAGCTGGCGTATGAAAGAATTTCAGGGTAACAAAGATCTGGGGTTGACCCCGAAATTCTACTGCCCTGCAAGGTTAGACCAGGAAACGGCAAGCATAGTCAAGGCAGCTGCTTTAAAGACTCATAAAGCAATAGGGTGTTTTGATATATCGCGGACTGATATACGTTTAAATAAGGATAATACCCCTTATGTTTTAGAGATTAATCCTCTACCTGGGCTTAATCCCCGGGAATCAAACTTCCCGATGATGGCATATGCCGCAGGTATGAAGTATGAGGATATAATAGAGTCGATACTTATTAGCGCTTCAGAAAGAGAAAGGAGCAAAATTGGGCAACCAATTAGTAACCGAGAATAA
- the ablA gene encoding lysine 2,3-aminomutase: MGNQLVTENKAVNEATAQPRSRRSQDYQQISLYKDVNPLDWEDWHWQLKHRIYSKDDLSQIIKITSEEEAAIKKASGRLSMAITPYWASLIDPEDPACPLRRQAVPVLAESEIGPHEMTDPCAEDRDSPAPHLVHRYPDRVLLLATEHCAMYCRHCTRRRLVGEHPESKTDSRFDQAIEYIKSNRKIRDVLISGGDPLVMEDEDIEDLLKKIRSISHVEFVRIGTRVPVTLPQRITEKLVNTLKKYSPVWMSIHFNHPKEITKRCKMACDMLADAGIPLGSQTVLLKGINDRPYIMRKLVHELLKIRVRPYYIYQCDPVKGTQHFRTSVSAGINIMEKLRGHTSGYAVPTYVIDGPGGGGKIPVGPNYILSQAKGKFVLRNYKGKIYTYSE, translated from the coding sequence TTGGGCAACCAATTAGTAACCGAGAATAAAGCTGTAAATGAAGCTACCGCGCAGCCACGCTCTAGGAGATCGCAGGATTATCAGCAGATAAGCCTGTATAAAGACGTCAACCCTTTAGACTGGGAAGATTGGCATTGGCAACTCAAACACAGAATTTATTCCAAGGACGACCTTTCGCAAATAATAAAAATCACTTCAGAGGAAGAAGCGGCAATAAAAAAGGCTAGCGGCAGGTTATCTATGGCCATAACTCCTTATTGGGCTTCTCTAATCGACCCTGAAGACCCGGCATGCCCTTTAAGAAGGCAGGCAGTGCCAGTATTGGCGGAATCAGAAATCGGCCCGCATGAAATGACTGATCCTTGCGCAGAAGACAGGGATTCACCTGCCCCGCACCTGGTACACAGGTACCCGGACAGGGTCCTGCTTTTAGCAACCGAGCATTGCGCTATGTATTGCCGTCATTGCACCCGACGCAGGCTAGTCGGCGAACATCCTGAGTCTAAAACCGATTCCAGGTTCGATCAGGCGATAGAGTATATAAAATCCAACCGTAAAATCAGGGATGTGCTTATATCGGGAGGGGATCCTTTGGTTATGGAAGACGAAGATATCGAGGATCTGCTTAAAAAGATCCGCTCGATATCTCATGTAGAATTTGTCAGGATCGGCACGCGTGTGCCCGTGACCCTGCCTCAGAGGATAACGGAAAAATTAGTAAATACCCTTAAAAAGTATTCTCCTGTTTGGATGAGCATACATTTCAATCATCCTAAAGAGATCACTAAACGTTGCAAGATGGCATGCGATATGCTTGCCGATGCCGGTATACCGCTAGGCAGCCAGACAGTCCTGCTCAAGGGCATAAATGACAGGCCTTATATCATGCGTAAGCTTGTGCATGAACTCCTCAAAATAAGAGTCAGGCCGTATTATATATATCAATGCGACCCGGTAAAAGGCACTCAGCATTTCAGGACATCGGTCTCTGCCGGGATCAACATCATGGAGAAATTACGCGGGCATACCTCTGGATATGCTGTGCCGACTTATGTTATTGACGGGCCAGGAGGCGGAGGTAAGATCCCCGTCGGGCCTAATTATATCTTATCTCAGGCTAAAGGCAAGTTCGTCCTGAGAAATTACAAGGGCAAGATTTATACTTATTCAGAATAA
- a CDS encoding elongation factor G: MDAKNKRSIILLGHAQSGKTSLAESMLYFTKSSSRKGTINDGTTVSDYSSDEIERKSSINLSFMFCDHKGVRIQIVDAPGYADFQGEVFSGVRAVDNAVIIVDASGGVEVGTERAWQLAEEYELPAILFINKTDKENSGPEKVLTDIRQRLSPKAMVINSLEDPELVEAIAESDDKLLEKYLEGAKLTSEELSLGLTLAVSKRKVFPVIAGSALADKGIAELLDAVVNYLPSPLERKVMAHEPLGNTEKEISCKPDEPFSSFVFKSFSDPYIGQLTLLRVFSGGLAANTGFYNVSKKLKEKIGPIYMLQGKEQRPVDSASCGDIVAIAKLKDTFTNDSLSDEKHPVVFDPIVFPEPAISASVKPKTSHDEEKISIALHKLAAEDPTFKSTHDPQTKELIISGLGDQHLDVMVGRMKKRFHVEVDVGTPKVSYRETISKSAKVQGKFKRQSGGRGQYGDVWLEIQPLERGAGFEFVDKIFGGAIPRNYIPSVEKGVLQACQEGAIAGYPIVDLRVILFDGSYHEVDSSDMAFQIAGSMALRKAILAAGPILLEPFMDAEIVIPEEYLGAISGDMNSRRGRIIGMEIKGKKQIVKAQVPLSEMFRYANDLRSITGGRGVYTMRFSHYGEVPHKVSANIIAQYQSTKKQEEATV; encoded by the coding sequence ATGGATGCAAAGAACAAGAGGAGTATTATCCTTTTAGGGCATGCTCAATCCGGTAAAACCAGCCTTGCCGAAAGCATGCTTTATTTTACCAAATCCAGCAGCAGAAAAGGCACAATAAATGACGGCACCACTGTCAGCGATTATAGCAGCGATGAGATCGAAAGAAAAAGTTCAATAAACTTAAGTTTCATGTTCTGTGATCATAAAGGGGTAAGGATCCAGATTGTTGATGCCCCTGGTTATGCCGATTTCCAAGGGGAAGTGTTTTCTGGAGTAAGGGCGGTAGATAATGCCGTTATAATAGTTGATGCCTCTGGAGGGGTTGAGGTAGGGACAGAGAGGGCCTGGCAGCTGGCGGAAGAGTATGAGCTACCTGCCATTCTATTTATTAATAAGACAGATAAAGAAAACTCCGGTCCGGAAAAGGTATTGACAGATATCCGTCAGAGGCTTTCTCCCAAGGCAATGGTTATAAATTCTTTGGAAGACCCTGAACTGGTTGAGGCGATTGCAGAGAGCGATGATAAACTGCTGGAAAAATATCTTGAAGGCGCCAAGCTTACAAGTGAAGAATTGTCTTTAGGCCTTACCCTGGCAGTATCAAAAAGGAAAGTATTTCCCGTAATAGCAGGCTCAGCTTTGGCTGATAAAGGCATAGCAGAACTTTTAGATGCGGTTGTTAATTATTTGCCCAGCCCTTTAGAAAGAAAAGTAATGGCGCATGAGCCCTTAGGTAATACAGAAAAAGAAATCTCCTGTAAGCCCGATGAGCCGTTTTCTTCCTTTGTATTTAAAAGCTTTTCTGACCCGTATATAGGGCAATTAACGCTGTTAAGGGTTTTTTCGGGGGGGCTTGCTGCTAATACCGGATTTTATAATGTAAGCAAGAAGCTTAAAGAAAAAATCGGGCCTATTTATATGCTGCAGGGTAAAGAACAAAGGCCTGTTGATTCTGCTTCTTGCGGGGATATAGTTGCTATCGCTAAATTAAAAGATACCTTCACAAATGATTCTTTGAGCGATGAGAAGCACCCCGTAGTATTTGATCCGATTGTTTTTCCCGAACCGGCGATATCAGCATCGGTTAAGCCAAAGACCAGCCATGATGAGGAAAAGATCTCCATAGCCCTGCATAAACTGGCAGCTGAGGACCCCACTTTTAAGTCAACGCATGACCCTCAGACGAAAGAATTGATTATTTCCGGATTAGGGGACCAGCATTTAGATGTAATGGTCGGGCGCATGAAAAAAAGGTTTCATGTTGAGGTAGATGTGGGCACTCCCAAAGTTTCCTACAGAGAGACGATTTCTAAGTCGGCTAAGGTACAAGGCAAATTTAAGCGTCAGTCAGGCGGCAGGGGCCAATATGGTGACGTATGGCTTGAGATACAGCCGCTTGAGAGAGGCGCGGGTTTTGAATTCGTTGATAAGATTTTCGGCGGAGCAATACCGAGAAATTATATCCCTTCGGTTGAAAAGGGCGTATTACAGGCTTGCCAGGAGGGAGCAATAGCAGGGTATCCTATAGTTGACCTGCGTGTCATACTTTTTGACGGTTCCTATCATGAAGTAGACTCTTCTGATATGGCCTTTCAGATCGCCGGCTCCATGGCTTTAAGGAAAGCAATACTGGCGGCAGGCCCGATTTTACTGGAGCCTTTTATGGATGCAGAGATTGTGATCCCCGAGGAATATTTAGGAGCGATATCCGGTGATATGAATTCACGGCGCGGCAGGATCATAGGCATGGAGATAAAAGGCAAGAAGCAAATAGTAAAGGCGCAAGTACCGCTTTCAGAGATGTTTAGGTATGCTAATGATCTGCGTTCAATTACCGGAGGAAGGGGCGTTTATACTATGCGCTTTTCGCATTATGGAGAAGTACCGCATAAAGTATCCGCTAATATAATCGCACAATATCAGTCAACAAAGAAGCAGGAAGAAGCTACGGTTTGA
- a CDS encoding DUF933 domain-containing protein, translated as MLEADAIIVPRDLTSDLILKDLEFTETRLSRSADEKEKALLAFIKAQLEKEVFVCNMQLDAEQKQLVSGYGLITGRPVIVAESSDSDNTNSFLSRAVAEGGFISFFTAGEKDTRAWLIRKGTTAWLAAGVIHSDIQRGFIRAEIISFNDFIQFGGEVKAKQAGKMRLEQKDYIMQDADLANFRFNK; from the coding sequence ATGCTCGAGGCAGATGCTATAATTGTTCCCCGTGATCTTACAAGCGACCTTATATTAAAGGATTTGGAGTTCACTGAGACCAGGCTTTCAAGGAGCGCCGACGAAAAAGAGAAGGCGCTGCTTGCTTTTATCAAGGCCCAGCTTGAGAAAGAAGTTTTTGTTTGTAACATGCAGCTGGATGCCGAACAGAAACAGCTTGTTTCAGGATACGGCTTGATTACAGGCAGGCCAGTAATCGTTGCAGAGAGCAGCGATTCGGATAACACCAACTCCTTTTTATCCAGGGCTGTTGCTGAAGGAGGCTTTATCAGCTTTTTTACTGCCGGAGAAAAAGATACCCGAGCATGGCTTATACGCAAGGGAACAACTGCCTGGCTTGCCGCAGGCGTAATCCATTCAGATATTCAGCGCGGATTCATACGCGCCGAGATAATAAGTTTCAATGATTTTATACAATTTGGCGGTGAGGTAAAAGCTAAACAGGCAGGTAAAATGAGGCTTGAGCAGAAGGATTATATTATGCAGGACGCAGATTTAGCAAATTTCCGTTTTAATAAATGA
- the purH gene encoding bifunctional phosphoribosylaminoimidazolecarboxamide formyltransferase/IMP cyclohydrolase PurH: MAQVKRALISVSDKTGILDFAKELDKMGIEILSTGGTAKLLRENKISVKDVSDYTGFPEILDGRVKTLHPKIHAGLLALRENSQHMLTLTDLGLGLIDLVVVNLYPFEKTTQKPGVTIEEVIENIDIGGPSMLRSAAKNAHSVVVVCNPSRYSQVISELKANNGSIPEGLMRSLGVEVFLHTSRYDNAIYNYLSNYFSGKTEDTAFPSEVSFTFEKIQDLRYGENSHQKAAFYKEKNKNRGIINLKQLQGKELSFNNILDLNSSWELVNEFENPAAVIVKHNNPCGVAQDYSLSKAYLSAWKCDSLSAFGGIVALNRKLDLTTAKLIAKSGFLECIIAPDYDEQAKGYFKDKKNLRVLTLKDSGPMLDTDLKRVSGGLLLQDKDVKTIDLKEIKIVTKKKPSKVQMQSLIFGWKVAKHVKSNAIVLTRGNKTVGIGAGQMSRVDSVTIAKIKSSGQIKNSCLASDAFFPKADAVVLAAKSGVKAIIQPGGSISDKEIIKACDKYGISMVFTGIRHFRH, from the coding sequence ATGGCCCAGGTGAAGCGCGCTTTAATAAGTGTTTCCGATAAAACAGGCATATTGGATTTTGCAAAAGAGCTGGACAAAATGGGTATCGAGATTCTTTCTACGGGAGGGACAGCTAAACTCCTGCGCGAAAACAAAATATCCGTGAAAGATGTTTCGGATTATACGGGTTTTCCGGAAATACTTGATGGCAGGGTTAAGACATTGCATCCTAAGATCCATGCCGGGCTTCTTGCATTAAGAGAGAACAGCCAGCATATGCTTACGTTAACTGACCTGGGTTTAGGATTGATAGACCTCGTAGTCGTAAATTTATATCCCTTTGAAAAAACAACCCAGAAGCCGGGTGTTACTATTGAAGAGGTAATCGAGAATATCGATATCGGCGGGCCGTCAATGCTTCGTTCCGCGGCTAAGAATGCCCATTCAGTAGTTGTGGTATGTAACCCCAGTCGTTATTCCCAGGTTATAAGTGAACTAAAGGCAAATAACGGCTCGATCCCGGAAGGGCTTATGCGCAGCCTGGGTGTAGAGGTATTCTTGCATACCAGCCGTTACGACAATGCGATATATAATTATCTGAGCAATTATTTTAGCGGTAAAACAGAAGATACCGCATTTCCTAGCGAAGTCAGTTTTACATTTGAGAAGATACAGGACCTAAGATATGGAGAAAACTCTCATCAAAAGGCAGCATTCTATAAGGAAAAAAACAAAAATAGGGGTATCATTAATTTAAAACAGCTCCAGGGCAAAGAGCTATCTTTCAATAATATCCTTGATTTAAACAGCTCATGGGAGCTTGTCAATGAATTTGAAAATCCGGCAGCTGTAATAGTCAAGCATAATAATCCCTGTGGCGTTGCGCAAGATTATAGCCTTTCCAAGGCATATCTTAGCGCATGGAAATGCGACTCACTTTCGGCATTTGGCGGGATAGTGGCATTAAACAGAAAGCTTGATTTAACAACTGCGAAATTGATTGCAAAGAGCGGATTCCTGGAATGTATAATTGCCCCAGATTATGATGAGCAGGCAAAAGGATATTTCAAGGATAAGAAAAATCTTAGGGTGCTTACGTTGAAGGATTCAGGCCCTATGCTTGATACCGATTTAAAAAGGGTCAGCGGAGGACTGCTTTTGCAGGATAAAGATGTAAAGACCATTGATTTGAAAGAGATTAAAATAGTTACTAAGAAAAAACCAAGCAAAGTTCAAATGCAGAGTTTAATTTTCGGATGGAAGGTGGCAAAGCACGTAAAATCAAATGCGATAGTCCTTACCAGGGGCAATAAAACCGTAGGCATAGGTGCCGGCCAAATGTCCAGGGTAGATTCTGTTACTATAGCTAAAATTAAATCATCAGGCCAGATAAAGAACTCTTGTCTTGCTTCTGATGCCTTCTTTCCGAAGGCAGATGCCGTGGTGCTGGCGGCTAAATCAGGAGTGAAGGCGATAATACAGCCGGGCGGCTCGATTTCGGACAAGGAAATAATAAAAGCCTGCGATAAATATGGTATTTCTATGGTATTTACCGGTATCAGGCATTTCAGGCATTGA
- a CDS encoding bifunctional folylpolyglutamate synthase/dihydrofolate synthase: MTYPEVLKYLESFINYEKIPVYPYKESCKLERVKGLLDLIGNPQHKLRCVHVAGSKGKGSTCSFAAYILRACGFQVGLYTSPHLNDFRERIRVLSYQASAFSRQCDFEGMITEQELTGIVTEYKAVFDDYCSKSEYGPLSFFEVYTTIAFIYYLRKNVDFVVLETGLGGRLDATNTVYSLVSVITPISYEHTQKLGNTLGEIAYEKAGIIKGIKESRGPIVICAPQEKEVTEVIKKKCQDTGSRLYRVGEDILYGHKAGKLWIKGIFGEYHDLEIKLAGEHQLMNAVTAVAAVEALHFLGIHSRPECIREGLKNTSWPGRCEVVSRKPLVVLDGAHNEASARALRETLLNNFKFKRVISVIGMSNDKDIAGFCRELDKISDIVILTKADNPRAVEPNELSLFFRTQHKFIASDLRSARLEVINNAAQEDLVIITGSLFLVGEARVLSWAS; this comes from the coding sequence GTGACCTATCCCGAAGTTCTCAAGTATTTAGAATCCTTTATAAACTACGAAAAGATCCCGGTTTACCCGTATAAAGAATCTTGTAAACTTGAACGGGTCAAAGGCCTCTTGGATCTGATCGGTAATCCCCAGCATAAATTAAGGTGTGTGCATGTTGCCGGTTCCAAGGGCAAGGGTTCGACTTGCTCTTTTGCCGCATATATTTTAAGGGCCTGCGGTTTTCAAGTAGGGCTATATACATCTCCGCATTTGAATGATTTTAGAGAAAGAATCAGAGTCTTAAGTTATCAGGCGTCAGCTTTCAGCCGCCAGTGTGATTTTGAAGGGATGATAACTGAGCAGGAATTAACCGGGATAGTCACAGAATACAAAGCGGTTTTTGATGATTATTGCAGTAAATCGGAATATGGCCCGCTTTCTTTCTTTGAAGTCTATACTACGATAGCGTTTATTTATTATTTAAGGAAAAATGTGGATTTTGTCGTCCTTGAAACAGGGCTTGGAGGCAGGCTTGATGCTACTAATACGGTTTATTCTTTAGTCAGTGTAATCACCCCGATAAGTTATGAGCATACACAGAAATTAGGCAATACGCTTGGTGAAATTGCCTATGAAAAAGCTGGGATAATAAAAGGAATCAAGGAATCAAGGGGGCCGATAGTCATTTGTGCGCCTCAAGAAAAAGAAGTTACGGAAGTAATTAAGAAAAAATGCCAGGATACGGGGTCAAGGCTATACAGGGTAGGAGAGGATATCTTATATGGCCATAAGGCCGGGAAATTATGGATCAAAGGTATTTTCGGAGAATATCATGATTTGGAGATAAAGCTTGCCGGCGAACACCAATTAATGAATGCAGTTACTGCTGTTGCAGCAGTAGAAGCGCTGCATTTTCTTGGAATTCATTCCCGGCCTGAATGCATAAGAGAAGGGTTAAAAAACACTTCTTGGCCAGGAAGGTGCGAGGTGGTCTCCAGGAAACCTCTTGTTGTCTTAGACGGAGCCCATAATGAAGCTTCGGCAAGAGCTCTCAGGGAGACGCTGTTAAATAACTTTAAATTTAAACGCGTGATCTCAGTGATAGGAATGTCCAATGACAAAGATATAGCAGGATTCTGCAGGGAGCTTGATAAAATTAGCGATATTGTAATTTTGACCAAAGCGGATAACCCCAGGGCAGTTGAACCTAACGAATTAAGCCTGTTTTTTAGGACACAACACAAGTTTATTGCCTCCGATTTAAGATCCGCCAGACTTGAAGTTATCAATAACGCGGCTCAAGAAGACCTTGTAATTATAACCGGATCTTTATTTCTTGTTGGAGAGGCCAGGGTATTATCATGGGCAAGTTAA